The following proteins come from a genomic window of Nitrospirota bacterium:
- a CDS encoding nucleotidyltransferase domain-containing protein: MGYEVIVKTILNFYPDVEAIYLFGTYGTADENRNSDVDIALLLPYHQARSVKNLIISQCCYALEDALKRTIDLINLRMMNTVFQHEIIYEGRVIYEAWETGDYAVDYFEMAVMSSYQKLNQERAGILQEVIKSGRILR; this comes from the coding sequence ATGGGCTATGAAGTCATCGTAAAAACAATACTTAACTTTTATCCCGATGTAGAAGCAATTTATCTATTCGGGACATACGGAACGGCTGATGAGAACCGCAACAGTGATGTGGATATTGCACTTCTTCTTCCTTATCATCAGGCTAGGTCGGTTAAAAATCTTATTATCAGTCAATGCTGTTATGCCCTCGAAGATGCTTTGAAAAGAACCATAGACCTTATCAACCTTAGGATGATGAATACTGTTTTTCAGCATGAGATTATTTATGAAGGCAGGGTTATCTATGAAGCCTGGGAAACCGGGGACTATGCTGTGGATTACTTTGAGATGGCGGTCATGTCATCATATCAGAAGCTGAACCAGGAACGGGCAGGTATCCTGCAGGAGGTCATCAAGAGCGGGAGGATATTGAGGTGA
- a CDS encoding type II toxin-antitoxin system PemK/MazF family toxin produces MTGYKFGDVVLIDFLQSTGDKKRRPALVILDTGDEDIVLVPITTKERNGQGDYKLIDWNESGLLRESWVRLAKITSLSKDDILCSLGQLREYDQKEIIVLWQRLYKLQLNPP; encoded by the coding sequence ATGACCGGTTATAAGTTTGGAGATGTTGTTTTGATAGATTTTCTTCAGTCCACCGGAGATAAAAAAAGACGACCTGCCCTTGTTATTTTGGATACAGGTGATGAAGATATTGTTTTGGTTCCTATTACTACAAAAGAAAGGAATGGCCAAGGGGATTATAAACTAATAGATTGGAATGAAAGTGGCCTATTGCGGGAATCATGGGTAAGATTAGCGAAGATTACATCCTTGAGTAAGGATGATATCTTATGTAGTTTAGGACAACTTAGAGAATATGATCAGAAAGAGATTATTGTTCTCTGGCAGAGATTATATAAATTGCAACTCAATCCGCCATAA